One Chryseobacterium wanjuense genomic region harbors:
- a CDS encoding glycogen synthase → MIVYHLSTECYPVAKVGGLADVVGALPKYQNKIKGVDAKVVMPWYNKSFIYDHEFDIVFDGFIHQGPNMLQVQVMKENTNALGFELYMVKIPGLLDRDNPYGYQDESFQFLAFQHGVLHWLSAMKIRPDILHCHDYHTGLVPFMIEYCPEFSFLKGVKTIGTIHNGEYQGMMSWEMANYMPAFDAYKWGMMDWNGLINPLASMIKCATAFTTVSQGYLEELYISFRGLESLVRDEFGKAYGIINGIDAEVWNPETDPMLDFNFNSKNAVAQKKKNKEKLCKEYGLKPELPLFAFIGRFATEKGADLLPDIVWRSIKQSYGALNIMILGSGNSYIENKLKEYDYTYSNFALDLGYKEHLSHKIYASADFLLMPSRVEPCGLNQMYSMRYGTIPIVRYTGGLRDTVEDISTGGAGINFTYPGADDVIHAMNRAMSIYNEKDVMENLIHANMSFDFAWEKSAEKYIALYNN, encoded by the coding sequence ATGATAGTTTATCATCTCAGTACGGAGTGTTATCCGGTGGCAAAAGTAGGAGGTTTGGCAGATGTTGTAGGAGCTTTACCGAAATATCAGAATAAAATAAAAGGTGTTGATGCTAAGGTTGTAATGCCCTGGTACAACAAATCTTTTATTTACGATCATGAGTTTGACATAGTTTTTGATGGTTTTATTCATCAGGGGCCAAATATGCTTCAGGTTCAGGTCATGAAGGAGAATACCAATGCGTTGGGATTTGAATTGTATATGGTAAAAATCCCAGGACTTTTGGATCGTGATAATCCTTATGGCTATCAGGATGAGAGTTTCCAGTTTTTGGCTTTTCAGCATGGGGTTTTGCATTGGCTGAGCGCGATGAAAATTCGTCCGGATATTTTGCATTGCCATGATTATCATACGGGATTGGTCCCTTTTATGATAGAATATTGCCCGGAATTTTCGTTCCTGAAAGGTGTAAAAACGATCGGAACAATTCACAACGGCGAATATCAGGGAATGATGAGCTGGGAAATGGCCAATTATATGCCTGCTTTTGATGCTTATAAATGGGGAATGATGGACTGGAACGGACTGATAAATCCGTTGGCAAGCATGATAAAGTGCGCTACTGCTTTTACAACCGTTTCGCAAGGCTATCTTGAAGAGCTCTATATCAGCTTCAGAGGATTGGAAAGCCTAGTTCGTGATGAGTTTGGAAAAGCCTATGGAATTATCAACGGAATCGATGCTGAAGTCTGGAATCCGGAAACCGATCCGATGCTTGATTTTAATTTTAATAGTAAAAATGCGGTTGCCCAAAAGAAAAAAAATAAGGAAAAGCTCTGCAAAGAATATGGTTTAAAACCTGAGCTTCCATTGTTTGCTTTTATCGGGAGATTTGCAACGGAAAAAGGCGCCGATCTGCTTCCGGATATTGTCTGGAGAAGCATTAAACAAAGCTATGGAGCTTTAAATATCATGATTTTAGGTTCAGGGAATTCTTATATTGAAAATAAACTGAAAGAATACGATTATACCTATTCTAATTTCGCTTTGGATTTGGGATATAAAGAACATCTTTCACATAAAATATATGCTTCGGCAGATTTTTTACTGATGCCTTCCCGGGTTGAGCCCTGCGGATTGAATCAGATGTATTCGATGAGATACGGAACGATACCTATTGTAAGATATACAGGAGGTTTAAGAGATACTGTAGAAGACATTTCAACAGGCGGAGCGGGGATTAATTTTACTTATCCCGGAGCAGATGATGTCATCCATGCGATGAACAGGGCAATGAGTATTTACAACGAAAAAGATGTCATGGAAAACCTGATTCATGCCAATATGAGTTTTGATTTTGCATGGGAGAAATCGGCGGAGAAGTATATTGCTTTATATAATAATTAA
- a CDS encoding FEKKY domain-containing protein, translated as MLKKFSFLFLLIMIFSCKKEEGNYVGGYYWIYSYGLKDMRAAEATEGISEKWKIKYADVGGCVVGYDIQKKADASNKKTYAAIAKRYGKDWKKKYNKDLEDFMMKKVDVMDVLITNKLFRDELKKYYIEIDDVDKDVKEINENLYKVVVYNQKMKAENKECFAVNVNTEDRTVKLIDKNAR; from the coding sequence ATGTTGAAAAAATTTTCTTTTCTGTTTTTATTAATAATGATTTTTTCTTGTAAAAAAGAAGAAGGAAATTATGTGGGAGGCTATTACTGGATTTATAGTTATGGACTAAAAGACATGCGAGCCGCAGAAGCAACTGAAGGTATTTCTGAAAAGTGGAAAATAAAATACGCTGATGTAGGAGGTTGTGTGGTTGGCTATGACATACAGAAAAAAGCAGATGCTTCAAATAAGAAGACTTACGCAGCTATTGCAAAGAGATATGGAAAAGATTGGAAAAAAAAATATAATAAAGATCTCGAAGATTTCATGATGAAAAAAGTCGATGTCATGGATGTTTTAATCACCAATAAACTATTCAGAGATGAGCTTAAAAAATATTATATAGAAATTGATGATGTAGACAAAGATGTAAAGGAAATAAATGAGAATCTCTATAAAGTTGTAGTTTATAATCAAAAGATGAAAGCTGAAAACAAAGAATGTTTTGCAGTAAACGTAAATACTGAAGATAGAACAGTAAAATTAATAGATAAAAACGCAAGATAA
- a CDS encoding glucose-1-phosphate adenylyltransferase: MKRNVISIVLGGGRGTRLFPLTYSRSKPAVPIAGKYRLVDIPISNCLNSGLNKILVLTQFNSASLNSHIKNSYHFDIFSKGFVDILAAEQNVENDNWYQGTADAVRQSMKHLEKYDYDYILILSGDQLYQMDFREMLDFHIEKGGDVTIATIPVNAKDATGFGILSSDDEGNITSFVEKPSYEMLEGLKSEVSENNKHKGKEYLASMGIYIFTKSILKKMFDEGAGDDFGKDIIPSSIGKYTTLSYQFEGYWTDIGTIESFYEANIDLCQDFPQFNLFSSSPIYTRARMLPPSKINGSYVSKAVFGDGCIIMADKIENSVIGNRTRIDKGSTIVNSYVMGADFYQNTAEIVINDQKGLPNMGIGKYCYIEKAILDKNCYIGDNVRIIGGKHLADGDYGTHSVQDGIVVVKKGAVLTPGTHIG, translated from the coding sequence ATGAAACGTAATGTAATTTCCATTGTTTTAGGAGGAGGTAGAGGAACGAGATTGTTTCCTTTAACGTATTCAAGGTCAAAACCGGCTGTGCCGATCGCGGGGAAATACAGATTGGTTGATATTCCTATTTCAAATTGTTTAAACTCAGGATTGAACAAAATTCTTGTTTTAACCCAGTTTAATTCAGCTTCTTTAAATTCACACATCAAAAACTCTTATCACTTTGATATTTTCAGCAAAGGTTTTGTGGATATTTTGGCTGCAGAACAGAATGTTGAAAACGACAATTGGTATCAGGGAACGGCAGATGCAGTTCGCCAGTCGATGAAGCATTTGGAAAAGTATGATTATGATTATATTTTAATTCTTTCCGGAGATCAGCTTTATCAGATGGATTTCAGGGAAATGCTGGACTTCCATATTGAAAAAGGAGGAGATGTAACGATCGCAACGATCCCGGTGAATGCTAAAGATGCAACAGGTTTCGGAATTTTAAGCTCCGACGATGAAGGCAATATCACCTCTTTCGTTGAAAAACCAAGCTACGAAATGCTGGAAGGTCTGAAATCTGAAGTTTCCGAAAATAACAAACATAAAGGAAAAGAATATCTTGCCTCGATGGGGATTTATATTTTCACGAAAAGTATTCTTAAAAAAATGTTTGATGAAGGAGCCGGAGACGATTTCGGAAAAGACATTATTCCAAGCTCCATCGGGAAATATACGACATTAAGCTACCAGTTTGAAGGCTATTGGACAGACATCGGTACCATCGAATCTTTCTACGAAGCCAATATTGATCTGTGTCAGGACTTTCCACAGTTTAATCTTTTCTCTTCATCACCGATTTATACGAGAGCGAGAATGCTTCCGCCTTCAAAAATCAACGGTTCTTATGTAAGTAAGGCGGTTTTCGGGGATGGATGTATCATTATGGCCGATAAAATCGAAAATTCGGTGATCGGAAACAGAACCCGGATCGACAAGGGAAGTACGATCGTAAATTCTTACGTAATGGGAGCAGATTTCTATCAAAATACTGCAGAAATTGTAATTAATGATCAAAAAGGCCTGCCAAACATGGGAATCGGAAAATATTGCTATATCGAAAAAGCCATTTTAGATAAAAACTGCTATATCGGAGACAATGTCAGAATTATCGGCGGAAAACATTTGGCAGACGGAGATTACGGAACACACTCGGTTCAGGACGGAATTGTTGTCGTGAAAAAAGGGGCGGTTCTTACTCCGGGGACTCATATTGGGTGA
- a CDS encoding SRPBCC domain-containing protein: MRFFKIIAVIIVLLVGAYAASMYYFVDESKNFKIEKEIDYPVEKVFNQFNNLQNFTRWNNFFTSSQSVDIDYYTPYEGQGSSISYADQKNDTDGEMFIRYENPNKTLRYQLFEERNENPTVVDVQFKPVSATRTKITWVVHTPKLSVLRRVENFWTEDRFAENIDKSMANLKNVLSNKVEKDNQMAAIKYDSLMVENEESKLLLGINVSTSNKKDALYKNIVMNYNKVYNYVTMDLGKREDEIGFTTLITDADNYKDKEVSYYLGIPLSKKFGVTDNNFSFRTINASQVYVMYYKGTYEGRIKAVQQLIQKAKKDEMRFGDIGQTFLERPMEGQPVNMKLSLSVYK, translated from the coding sequence ATGCGTTTTTTTAAAATCATAGCGGTAATTATTGTATTGTTGGTGGGAGCCTATGCTGCTTCCATGTACTATTTTGTGGATGAAAGTAAAAACTTTAAGATCGAAAAGGAGATCGATTATCCTGTCGAGAAAGTTTTTAACCAGTTCAATAATCTGCAGAATTTCACACGTTGGAACAATTTCTTTACCAGTTCCCAATCGGTTGATATTGATTATTATACGCCTTACGAAGGGCAGGGAAGTTCCATCAGTTATGCAGATCAGAAAAACGATACGGATGGGGAAATGTTCATTCGTTACGAAAATCCGAACAAAACATTAAGGTATCAGCTTTTTGAGGAAAGAAACGAAAATCCTACGGTTGTAGATGTACAGTTTAAGCCTGTTTCTGCTACCAGAACAAAAATCACCTGGGTTGTTCATACTCCAAAATTGTCTGTTTTAAGAAGAGTTGAAAATTTTTGGACAGAAGACCGTTTTGCCGAAAATATTGATAAGAGTATGGCAAATCTTAAAAATGTTTTAAGCAATAAGGTGGAAAAGGATAATCAGATGGCGGCGATTAAATACGACAGCCTGATGGTGGAAAATGAAGAATCAAAACTTTTATTGGGAATTAATGTCAGTACGTCAAATAAAAAAGATGCACTTTACAAAAATATTGTGATGAATTATAATAAAGTCTACAATTATGTAACGATGGATCTTGGCAAAAGGGAAGACGAAATCGGCTTCACGACACTCATCACCGATGCCGACAATTACAAGGATAAAGAAGTGTCATACTATCTGGGAATTCCTTTGTCTAAAAAGTTTGGTGTTACAGATAACAACTTTAGTTTCAGAACGATAAATGCTTCTCAGGTCTATGTGATGTATTACAAAGGAACATACGAAGGCAGAATAAAAGCAGTTCAGCAGCTGATCCAAAAAGCAAAAAAAGATGAAATGCGTTTTGGGGATATCGGCCAGACTTTCCTCGAACGTCCTATGGAAGGTCAGCCCGTCAATATGAAGCTCTCCTTGTCGGTGTATAAGTAG
- a CDS encoding 2-oxoglutarate dehydrogenase E1 component — MDRFSFLNAAHSQLIEDLYQQYLKYPDSLEPSWKAFFQGFDFALENYGDDENIQYIQAPANVVPAVQQATQAAANGEVPEHIKKEFKVVNLIEAYRTRGHLFTKTNPVRERRHYTPTLDIENFGLSKEDLNTKFNCAVETGMKEPATLQELITHLENIYCDSIGVEYTYINNVEEKDFIKKWLQVNENHPNLSANEKTEILLKLNQAVAFENYLHTKFVGQKRFSLEGGETLIPALDQLISRSSQLGVDEVVLGMAHRGRLNVLTNIFGKSYKQIFSEFEGKEFEEDVFSGDVKYHLGSSKKIKTASGEEVSINLTPNPSHLETVAALVEGICRAKVDDKYKGDYSKILPIVIHGDGAIAGQGIAYEVAQMMTLEGYRTGGTVHIVVNNQVSFTTNYMDARSSTYCTDIAKVTESPVMHVNADDAEAVVHAIHFAADFRAKFGKDVYIDLLGYRKYGHNEGDEPRFTQPNLYKTISKHPNPREIYKDKLINDSVISNDVLKTMETDFKALLDKDFDASKEIEKNVMDLFMAEDWTNYPIGKRGAVQLPVDTKYDLAKLKELAIKMSTLPADKKFINKITRLFENRIKAIEGNSLDWALGEWLAYATLLTEGHNIRISGEDVERGTFSHRHAVVKTEDTEEEYIPLRHVSENRFDVYNSHLSEYGVLGFDYGYAMASPNTLTVWEAQFGDFVNGAQIIVDQYLAAAEEKWKIQDGLVMLLPHGSEGQGAEHSSARLERFLTLCANENMVVANITSPANYFHLLRRQLKWAFRKPLVVMSPKSLLRHPKVVSPLEDFANGSFQPILDDPAADPKKVEKLVLCSGKLYFELLAKKEELNAENIALVRFEQLYPLQTDAIEAIFNKYENRKELVWAQEEPENMGAWSYILRNFRDTGIQVIAPVPSGAPAPGSHKMFEKNQNAVINRVFDRNDAPIKRPVTA, encoded by the coding sequence ATGGACAGATTTTCATTCCTAAACGCAGCTCATTCTCAATTAATTGAGGATTTATACCAACAGTACTTAAAATACCCGGATTCTTTAGAACCATCATGGAAAGCCTTCTTTCAAGGCTTCGATTTTGCTTTGGAGAACTATGGTGACGACGAAAACATCCAATATATCCAGGCACCAGCCAACGTTGTTCCCGCTGTACAGCAAGCTACTCAGGCAGCAGCAAACGGAGAGGTTCCGGAGCACATCAAGAAAGAATTTAAAGTAGTAAACCTTATCGAGGCTTACAGAACGAGAGGTCACTTGTTTACTAAAACAAACCCTGTCAGAGAAAGAAGACACTATACTCCTACGCTGGATATCGAAAATTTCGGTCTTAGCAAGGAAGATTTAAATACAAAATTCAACTGCGCCGTTGAAACAGGAATGAAAGAGCCTGCAACATTACAGGAGCTTATCACTCACCTGGAGAACATTTACTGTGATTCTATCGGGGTTGAATATACGTACATCAACAATGTTGAAGAGAAAGATTTCATCAAAAAATGGCTTCAGGTAAATGAAAACCATCCTAATCTTTCAGCGAACGAAAAAACTGAAATTTTATTAAAGTTAAATCAGGCTGTAGCATTTGAAAATTATCTTCACACAAAATTTGTCGGACAAAAAAGATTCTCACTGGAAGGTGGTGAAACATTGATTCCTGCATTGGATCAGCTGATCTCAAGATCTTCTCAGTTGGGCGTAGATGAGGTTGTTCTAGGGATGGCTCACAGAGGGAGACTGAATGTACTTACAAACATTTTCGGAAAGTCTTACAAGCAGATTTTCTCAGAATTTGAAGGAAAAGAATTTGAAGAAGACGTATTCTCTGGTGACGTGAAATATCACTTGGGTTCATCCAAAAAAATAAAAACAGCTTCAGGAGAAGAAGTTTCTATTAACCTTACTCCGAATCCATCTCACCTTGAGACGGTTGCTGCCCTTGTAGAAGGTATCTGCCGCGCAAAAGTAGATGATAAATATAAAGGAGATTATTCTAAAATTTTACCGATCGTCATTCATGGTGATGGGGCTATCGCTGGTCAGGGTATTGCTTACGAAGTTGCTCAGATGATGACTTTGGAAGGGTACAGAACGGGTGGTACGGTGCATATCGTTGTGAATAACCAGGTTTCGTTTACTACCAATTATATGGATGCAAGATCTTCTACCTATTGTACAGATATTGCAAAAGTAACGGAATCTCCTGTAATGCACGTAAATGCTGATGATGCAGAAGCAGTGGTTCATGCGATCCATTTTGCTGCAGATTTCAGAGCTAAATTCGGTAAAGACGTTTATATCGACTTATTAGGATACAGAAAATATGGTCACAACGAAGGTGATGAACCAAGATTTACACAGCCTAATTTATATAAAACAATTTCTAAACATCCGAATCCGAGAGAGATTTATAAAGATAAATTAATCAACGACAGCGTTATTTCAAACGATGTTCTTAAGACAATGGAAACAGACTTCAAAGCACTTTTGGATAAAGACTTTGATGCTTCCAAAGAAATCGAGAAAAACGTGATGGATCTGTTTATGGCAGAAGACTGGACAAACTATCCGATCGGAAAAAGAGGAGCAGTTCAATTGCCTGTTGACACAAAATATGACTTGGCTAAGTTGAAAGAATTGGCAATTAAAATGTCAACACTTCCGGCTGATAAGAAGTTCATTAATAAAATTACAAGACTTTTCGAAAACCGTATCAAGGCGATCGAAGGAAACTCATTAGATTGGGCACTAGGAGAGTGGTTGGCGTATGCTACATTGCTTACTGAAGGTCACAACATAAGAATTTCCGGAGAAGATGTGGAAAGAGGAACATTCTCTCACAGACATGCCGTAGTGAAAACGGAAGATACGGAAGAAGAATATATCCCGTTAAGACATGTTTCTGAAAATAGATTTGATGTTTACAATTCTCACCTTTCAGAATATGGTGTTTTAGGTTTCGATTACGGATATGCGATGGCTTCTCCGAATACATTGACAGTCTGGGAAGCTCAGTTTGGTGACTTCGTAAATGGTGCTCAGATTATTGTTGACCAATATTTGGCTGCTGCAGAAGAAAAATGGAAAATTCAGGATGGTTTGGTAATGTTGTTGCCTCACGGTTCGGAAGGACAGGGTGCAGAACACTCTTCAGCAAGACTGGAAAGATTCTTAACACTTTGTGCCAATGAAAACATGGTGGTAGCAAACATCACTTCACCGGCCAACTATTTCCACTTGTTGAGAAGACAGTTGAAATGGGCTTTCAGAAAGCCGCTAGTGGTGATGAGTCCAAAATCTTTATTGAGACATCCAAAAGTGGTTTCTCCTCTTGAAGATTTCGCAAACGGTTCGTTCCAGCCAATCTTAGATGATCCGGCTGCAGATCCTAAAAAAGTAGAAAAATTAGTTCTTTGTTCAGGTAAATTATACTTCGAATTATTAGCTAAAAAAGAAGAATTAAATGCTGAGAATATTGCATTGGTAAGATTTGAGCAGCTATACCCTCTTCAGACAGATGCTATTGAAGCGATTTTCAATAAATATGAAAACAGAAAAGAACTTGTTTGGGCTCAGGAAGAACCTGAAAATATGGGCGCTTGGTCTTATATCCTGAGAAACTTCAGAGATACAGGAATCCAGGTAATTGCTCCGGTTCCAAGTGGTGCTCCAGCTCCTGGTAGCCACAAAATGTTTGAGAAAAACCAAAATGCAGTGATCAACAGAGTATTCGACAGAAACGATGCTCCTATAAAAAGACCTGTAACAGCTTAA
- the odhB gene encoding 2-oxoglutarate dehydrogenase complex dihydrolipoyllysine-residue succinyltransferase, whose product MSVLEMKVPSPGESITEVEIATWLVKDGDYVEKDQPIAEVDSDKATLELPAEQSGIITLKAEEGDVVQVGQVVCLIDMDAPKPAGGSAPAAEAPKKEEAPKAAEPAKQEAPKPAAQPVAAAATQTYATGAPSPAAKKILDEKGIDAGQVSGSGRDGRITKTDAELAAVPAMGGSALSATGSRSTTTTKLSVLRRKVAQRLVSVKNETAMLTTFNEVDMSEIFRIRKQYKDEFAQKHGIGLGFMSFFTKAVTRALQMYPDVNASIDGDFKINYDFCDISVAVSGPKGLMVPVLRNAENMTFRGVEANIKNLAERVRDGKITVDEMTGGTFTITNGGVFGSMLSTPIINPPQSAILGMHNIIQRPVAVDGQVVIRPMMYVAMSYDHRIIDGRESVGFLVAVKEGIDNPVEILMGGDERKALEL is encoded by the coding sequence ATGTCAGTTTTAGAAATGAAAGTTCCTTCACCGGGCGAATCAATTACGGAAGTTGAAATCGCAACTTGGCTTGTAAAAGATGGTGATTATGTAGAAAAAGATCAACCTATCGCTGAAGTAGATTCAGACAAAGCTACTCTTGAATTGCCAGCTGAACAAAGTGGAATTATTACTTTAAAAGCAGAAGAAGGTGACGTGGTACAAGTAGGTCAGGTAGTTTGTTTAATTGATATGGATGCTCCAAAACCTGCAGGTGGAAGTGCTCCTGCTGCTGAAGCTCCTAAAAAGGAAGAGGCTCCGAAAGCGGCTGAACCAGCTAAACAAGAAGCTCCAAAACCAGCGGCTCAACCTGTTGCAGCTGCGGCGACTCAAACGTATGCAACCGGAGCTCCATCTCCTGCTGCAAAGAAAATTCTTGACGAAAAAGGTATCGATGCCGGACAGGTTTCCGGAAGTGGAAGAGACGGAAGAATCACTAAAACTGACGCTGAATTGGCTGCTGTTCCTGCAATGGGAGGAAGCGCGCTTTCAGCTACTGGTTCCAGATCTACTACTACGACTAAACTTTCTGTTCTTAGAAGAAAAGTAGCGCAAAGATTAGTTTCTGTAAAGAATGAAACAGCGATGTTAACGACTTTCAATGAAGTTGACATGTCTGAAATCTTCAGAATCAGAAAACAATATAAAGATGAATTTGCTCAAAAACACGGAATCGGACTTGGTTTCATGTCTTTCTTCACAAAAGCGGTTACAAGAGCATTACAGATGTATCCGGATGTGAATGCATCGATCGACGGAGATTTCAAAATTAATTACGATTTCTGCGATATTTCGGTAGCGGTTTCTGGGCCTAAAGGATTAATGGTTCCGGTATTGAGAAATGCTGAGAATATGACTTTCAGAGGAGTTGAAGCAAACATCAAAAATCTTGCAGAAAGAGTAAGAGACGGAAAAATCACTGTTGACGAAATGACAGGTGGTACATTCACAATTACAAATGGTGGTGTATTCGGGTCTATGTTGTCTACACCGATTATCAACCCTCCTCAATCTGCGATCTTAGGAATGCACAATATCATCCAAAGACCGGTAGCGGTTGACGGGCAGGTGGTAATCCGTCCAATGATGTATGTAGCAATGTCTTACGACCACAGAATTATCGACGGAAGAGAGTCTGTAGGATTCCTTGTTGCGGTAAAAGAAGGTATCGACAACCCTGTTGAAATCTTAATGGGAGGTGACGAAAGAAAAGCCCTTGAATTATAA